In [Mycobacterium] stephanolepidis, the genomic window GAGCGCCACATAGAGCTCGGCCGCACCTCGCGGCCCATCTGCCAGGATCCGTTCCGGCTCCACCACCAGCACCGCGTCGAACTCCAAGCCCTTGGTCTCGGAGGCGGGCACCGTGCCGGGTACGCCCGGCGGGCCGATCACCACACTCGTGCCCTCCCGAGAGGCTTCGTCGCGCGTGAATTCCTCTATGGCTTCTGATAATTCGCCCTCAGCGAGATGTCTTGACCAGGGGCGTACGCCGCAGGAGCGGACGGATTCGGGTGGCTGGACGCCCGGCGCGAACTCGGCCAGCAGCGCCGAGGCGACCGCCATGATCTCGGCCGGGGTGCGGTAGTTCACCGACAACGACCGGTACAGCCAGCGTCCCGGCACATACGGGGCCAGGATCGCGTCCCACGAGGTGGCACCGGCCACCGATCGACGCTGAGCCAGATCCCCGACCACCGTGAACGAACGGCTTGGACACCGGCGCATCAAGACTCGCCAGTCCATTTCGGACAGCTCCTGCGCCTCGTCGATCACGATGTGCCCGTACGTCCAGTCCCGGTCTGCCGACGCGCGTTCGACCAGGTCGCGGGTGTCACGTTCGGTGAATCGTTCCGCGAGATCCTCGGCACCCAGCAGATCGGTGGCAAAGAGGTGGTCTTCGTCGTCCATCATGTCTTCGCGGCCGGTCATCAGGTCCAGCACCCCGGCCGCGTACTCGGCCTCGGCCCTGCGCTCCTGCTCAGCCGCCTCCTCCGCGGCCTTGTCACGGCCTACCAGATCGACAAGCTCATCGAGCAGCGGCACGTCTGAGACCGTCCACGCGTCACCGACAGCGCGTGCCAGTGCCGGATCCGCACCGGCAGCGCGGAGCCGCTCCGGTGAGGTGTACAGCTCCGACAAGAGCATCTCCGGTGTCAGCATCGGCCACAGCTCGTCGAGCGCCGCGGCGAATCCCTCGTGATCCCCGAGTTCATCCAGCAGCTCCGCACGCAGGTGCTCCCAGGCCTTGCGGTCCTCACGCGTGAGCCACCCCTTGCCGATGCGTGGGATCGCCCGCTCGGTGATCGCCCACGTCAGGACATCGGTGAAGACGGTCCGCGCCTCGTTGTGCGGGAGCCCGCTCGCACGCGCCTCCTCGATGGCCCACTGCGCGATATCGGCATCGATGCGTGCCGAGACATCGGTGAGCTGGATGCGCAGTGGCTCCACGGGGGTCCGCTGCCGATCCGCGACCGCGGCCGCGAGCACGTCAAGAATCTGCAGCGAGCCCTTGAGCCGCGCGGCTTCCGCTCCGTCCTCCGCGGTGACCTTCAGACCGGGCAGCAGATCTCCGGCCGTCGTGAACACCACGTTGGTCTCACCCAACGACGGCAGGACCCGCGAAATATGGCTGAGGAAGGCCGCATTCGGGCCGACGACCAACACACCGTGGCGTTCCATCCGCTTGCGCTGGGTGTATAGCAGGTAGGCGACGCGGTGCAGCGCCACGACGGTCTTGCCCGTGCCGGGACCGCCCTCGATGACCAGCACACCGGGATGATCGAGCCGGATGATCCGGTCCTGCTCAGCCTGGATGGTCGCCACGATGTCGCGCATGCCATTGCCGCGCGGTGCGTTGACGGCCGCGAGCAGCGCCGCATCACTCATGCTCCCGCGCTCGCCGTCGCGTTCTTCACCGTCGGGACGGCCGAGGATTTCATCGGAGAACGCATCGACGTGACGTCCCCGAGTTCGAAATTGGCGCCGACGCCGAGTGTTTTCCGGGTTGGCACCGGTGGCGATGTAGAAGGCCTGCGCTGCCGGGGCCCGCCAATCGATCAGCAGTGGCTCGTAGTCATTCGTCTCATCCAGAAGACCTATGCGCCCGACGTAGGAGCGCTCTCCCGAGACGGCATCCAGCCTGCCGAAGCACAGTCCGTCATCGGCGACGTCCAAGCGTTGCGCCTGACTGGCCAGTGCCCGCACCTCGTCGTCGCGCTCGACCATGGCCGCACCGTTCTGCTGATCGACCGGCGCCCGCAGGGTGCTGCGGTATCGCCCCTTAACGCGCGCGCGTTCAGCGTCGAGCCGCACATAGAGCCCAGCGATGTACTCCCGCTCGGATTCCAGTTCTTCCTCGTATGTCGTCAACTGGACTTCCCCGTTTCCGTTCTCATTCATGGCATCTGACGTTCGGCCAGCGATTGTGCGGTATGACCGGGGCCTTGCCGCAAGGCCCCCTGTCCGATATATGTTGGAAGGGGCAGGTTGTTCATACCGAGTCGACAGTCGTCTCCGTCCGCAGCTCTTTTCGCCAGCTCCATAGCCCGACGGCGGCCATCACGCTGAGAAACGCGTAAAGACCTGCCGTCAGGTTCAACCCCTTGAACAGATAAACACCTACGGAGAACGTGTCGGTGATGATCCAGAGTGCCCAATTCTCGATCCATTTTCGGTTCATCATGAATTGGGAGACGACACTGAGCCCGGTGATCACCGAATCAAGCTGAGGGGCATTGGAATCGGTGAACGTGATGAGGAATGCATACAGTCCCGCCACCAGGACGGCAAGGGACAATACCAACGGCAGCCACGCCCACCGTGGGGTCCGCCGCACCGCGACACCATGCCGATCGGGGCTTCCCCGCTGCCACAGGTACCAGCCCTGCACGGCCAGCGCAATGAACATGACCTGCAGGGCCGCATCGGCGTACAGCGTCTGCCGGCTGAAGACCACGATGTAGAACAGCGAGCTGACGATCGCGACCGGGAAGGTCCAAATATTCTGGCGGACAGCGAGGATCACGAACAGCACGCCGGCCAGGCTGCCGATTAGCTCTGTCCAGTCCACCGCAACAGGCTAGCCGAGCGCCGGTAAGCTCGCGCCATGGCGACACCGGCACCACTGCGAAGCTTCGCGTGGCTGGCCACGATCATCAACGAGAGCGAGCCGCACTGCGGCGACGTGCGTGTGGTGGCCATCGACGGCAGGGGCGCCGCCGGTAAGAGCACCTTTGCTGCACGACTGCACACCGCACTATCGGCGACAACCCGGTCTGCGGTGCTACTGCACACCGACGACTTCGCGTCCTGGGAGACGTTCTTCGGGTGGTGGCCGCGGTTCGAGGAGCAGATTCTCGTGCCCTGGGCGCACGGCAATCCGGCGCGCTACCGACGCTACGACTGGACGACCCGGGAGTTCGGCCCAACGGAGCAGTGCGCGCCGCCGTCGGTGCTGATTCTCGAGGGCGTCGGCTCGGGCCGCTCGGCCGCCGCCCGCTGGTTGAGTTCGCTGATCTGGGTGCAGACCGACCAACTGACCCGTCGGCGCCGCGCGGAGGTTCGCGATGGCGAGGAGCTCCGCGAGTTCTGGCGACTATGGATTGACGAAGAGGAAGAGCACTTCCGCCGGGATCCCACCGCGGTACGCGCCGATCTCACCGTCGACGGCGACCCCGCGGCGTCCCCGGACGACCCGGAGCGCGAATTCCTTCTCGGCCGTTAGCGCAGCGGGACCGTCGGCCCGTTCGGGTCAAGTGCGGCACAGCTGTCCTGCCCCACCGTCGTGGAGCATTTCGCCGCCGGGATCGCCGGGCGGTAACCGGCCGCGGTGCCCGACTCCCGGGTGATCTGGGTATAGGTCTGGACGGCATCGGTGGGCACCCGTTTCAGTGCCGGATCACCCAGCGCGTCGACGGTATACAGGCCGAAACGTGGCCGGTAGCTTCCCCATTCGTAGTTGTCGACCAACGACCAGTAGTTGTACCCAATGATCGGGATGCCGTCGGCCTTGGCCCGCTGCAGCCAGAAAACGGTGTCGTTGAGGTACTGCGATCGGGTCACGCCGTCAGAGCGCGGCTTTCCGTTGTCGGTGACCATGCCGTTCTCGACGATATAGATCGGCAGCCCGGGGTATCGCTGCGCGTAATGCCGCGACACGTAGTAGATGTCCTCCGGCTGCAATGTGATGTTCCAGCGTGCGGCCATGCTCTGCGCCGAGGCAGGATTGTCCAACGCGGTGCCGGTGTAATAGTCGAAGCCCAGGTAATCCAGGCTGCCGGTGACCCGGTCGAAGAACGAGCCCTCGAGACCCTTCACTCCGAAACCTGCGAACTGCGCCAACACATCCGGGGGGATGTAGGCCTCGTTGGTCGTCACTTTGGCTTTGGGGTCGGCGTCGTGCGCGGCGCGATACACCGCGCGGTGAGCCTGCGCGACACGGTCCAGGAATCCTTCGAACTGATCGGGTTTGATCGCGCCGGTGCGCACCTCCATCGCCCCGAAGGCCAGCGGCTCGTTGATACTGACCCACAACACCCCTTGCCCGGCATAGCGTTTGGTGATTGCCTTGGCGAAGTCTTCGAATGCCGCGATGTTGTTCATGAAGCCGCCGCTGTCGGCGACCCAGCCCGGGTACACCCAGTGCATGAGTGTGATCATCGGAGTCATGCCGTTCTCACGCAACGTGGAAACGATCGAGTCGTAGTACGCAAGTTCCTTCTCGTCCCACTTGCCCGGCTCGGGCATTACCCGCGACCACTCCAGCCCAAATCGAAATGTATTGACGCCCATTGCATGTGCGTTGGCGATGTCCTCTGCATACCGGTGCCGGAAGTCGTCGGCCTGTCGGTACGGGTCAACCGGGCCGTCCGCCAGCAGGTTGGAACCGTCGGACGGCACTGGCCGACCCGCGGTGCGGTCGACGTAGCGGCGCCAATTGCTATCCGGGGCACTGCCCTCCACCTGGTAGCCCGCGGTGGCGGTGCCCCAGTAGAAGCCGCGGTCCCACGTGGAGTCATCCTGCG contains:
- the helR gene encoding RNA polymerase recycling motor ATPase HelR gives rise to the protein MNENGNGEVQLTTYEEELESEREYIAGLYVRLDAERARVKGRYRSTLRAPVDQQNGAAMVERDDEVRALASQAQRLDVADDGLCFGRLDAVSGERSYVGRIGLLDETNDYEPLLIDWRAPAAQAFYIATGANPENTRRRRQFRTRGRHVDAFSDEILGRPDGEERDGERGSMSDAALLAAVNAPRGNGMRDIVATIQAEQDRIIRLDHPGVLVIEGGPGTGKTVVALHRVAYLLYTQRKRMERHGVLVVGPNAAFLSHISRVLPSLGETNVVFTTAGDLLPGLKVTAEDGAEAARLKGSLQILDVLAAAVADRQRTPVEPLRIQLTDVSARIDADIAQWAIEEARASGLPHNEARTVFTDVLTWAITERAIPRIGKGWLTREDRKAWEHLRAELLDELGDHEGFAAALDELWPMLTPEMLLSELYTSPERLRAAGADPALARAVGDAWTVSDVPLLDELVDLVGRDKAAEEAAEQERRAEAEYAAGVLDLMTGREDMMDDEDHLFATDLLGAEDLAERFTERDTRDLVERASADRDWTYGHIVIDEAQELSEMDWRVLMRRCPSRSFTVVGDLAQRRSVAGATSWDAILAPYVPGRWLYRSLSVNYRTPAEIMAVASALLAEFAPGVQPPESVRSCGVRPWSRHLAEGELSEAIEEFTRDEASREGTSVVIGPPGVPGTVPASETKGLEFDAVLVVEPERILADGPRGAAELYVALTRATQRLGVLHVAPLPQALVGLTETTASPGSVRRVVPTSVAQ
- the pnuC gene encoding nicotinamide riboside transporter PnuC; the protein is MDWTELIGSLAGVLFVILAVRQNIWTFPVAIVSSLFYIVVFSRQTLYADAALQVMFIALAVQGWYLWQRGSPDRHGVAVRRTPRWAWLPLVLSLAVLVAGLYAFLITFTDSNAPQLDSVITGLSVVSQFMMNRKWIENWALWIITDTFSVGVYLFKGLNLTAGLYAFLSVMAAVGLWSWRKELRTETTVDSV
- a CDS encoding uridine kinase family protein, coding for MATPAPLRSFAWLATIINESEPHCGDVRVVAIDGRGAAGKSTFAARLHTALSATTRSAVLLHTDDFASWETFFGWWPRFEEQILVPWAHGNPARYRRYDWTTREFGPTEQCAPPSVLILEGVGSGRSAAARWLSSLIWVQTDQLTRRRRAEVRDGEELREFWRLWIDEEEEHFRRDPTAVRADLTVDGDPAASPDDPEREFLLGR
- a CDS encoding family 1 glycosylhydrolase, with protein sequence MKWTSAVMASAVVFALGLTACASPQPVTQDDSTWDRGFYWGTATAGYQVEGSAPDSNWRRYVDRTAGRPVPSDGSNLLADGPVDPYRQADDFRHRYAEDIANAHAMGVNTFRFGLEWSRVMPEPGKWDEKELAYYDSIVSTLRENGMTPMITLMHWVYPGWVADSGGFMNNIAAFEDFAKAITKRYAGQGVLWVSINEPLAFGAMEVRTGAIKPDQFEGFLDRVAQAHRAVYRAAHDADPKAKVTTNEAYIPPDVLAQFAGFGVKGLEGSFFDRVTGSLDYLGFDYYTGTALDNPASAQSMAARWNITLQPEDIYYVSRHYAQRYPGLPIYIVENGMVTDNGKPRSDGVTRSQYLNDTVFWLQRAKADGIPIIGYNYWSLVDNYEWGSYRPRFGLYTVDALGDPALKRVPTDAVQTYTQITRESGTAAGYRPAIPAAKCSTTVGQDSCAALDPNGPTVPLR